The following proteins come from a genomic window of Yinghuangia sp. ASG 101:
- a CDS encoding nuclear transport factor 2 family protein, protein MDAERTARLERLLDRQEILDCLNRFSRGMDRFDRELFLSAFHTDATIAAGSFVGNPKALYAWASAMHEQGQVATQHNLLNHTCEISGHGAHAETYYMFVGRNRDETNWIAGGRYLDRLERRDGAWRIALRTNVIEWSGMLPTLPIPFADVPDVHANGAPSRSREDPSYLRPLVNVREEQIPSDA, encoded by the coding sequence ATGGACGCTGAACGCACCGCCCGCCTGGAGAGACTGCTCGACCGGCAGGAGATCCTGGACTGCCTGAACCGCTTCAGCCGCGGTATGGACCGCTTCGACCGCGAGCTGTTCCTGTCGGCGTTCCACACGGACGCGACGATCGCGGCGGGCTCGTTCGTCGGGAACCCCAAGGCGCTGTACGCGTGGGCGTCCGCGATGCACGAGCAGGGGCAGGTGGCGACGCAGCACAACCTGCTCAACCACACCTGCGAGATCTCCGGCCACGGGGCGCACGCGGAGACGTACTACATGTTCGTCGGCCGCAACCGCGACGAGACGAACTGGATCGCCGGGGGCCGCTACCTCGACCGCCTCGAACGCCGCGACGGCGCCTGGCGGATCGCGCTGCGCACGAACGTGATCGAGTGGTCGGGCATGCTCCCGACCCTGCCGATCCCGTTCGCGGACGTCCCGGACGTCCACGCCAACGGAGCGCCGTCGCGGAGCAGGGAGGACCCGTCGTACCTGCGACCGCTGGTCAACGTGCGGGAGGAGCAGATCCCGTCGGACGCGTGA
- a CDS encoding SDR family NAD(P)-dependent oxidoreductase — protein MGTLSGKVVVVTGASRGIGKGIALALGAEGATVYVTGRTVTPGAHPLPGTVGETAAEVDRRGGTGIAVQVDHADDEQVAALFAQVEREQGRLDVLVNNAFSLPEDLTEPRPFWDKPLSNWEMVDVGVRSNFVAAWHAAKLMTPRKSGLIVAISGYVGVTYTYGVVFGTCKSAVDRMARDMAIELEPYNVASLSLWQGLTFTERANRNLERDPAMKRLTVTNPLIGCSTEHPGRVIAALAGDPEVMRRSGGTFITAEVARDYGITDVDGKVVPSLRAERGSPLWQPIVEAPHGR, from the coding sequence ATGGGCACACTGAGCGGAAAAGTCGTCGTCGTGACCGGGGCGAGCCGGGGCATCGGCAAGGGCATCGCGCTCGCCCTCGGCGCCGAGGGCGCGACCGTCTACGTCACCGGCCGGACCGTCACCCCGGGCGCGCATCCGCTGCCCGGCACGGTCGGCGAGACCGCCGCCGAGGTCGACCGGCGCGGCGGCACGGGCATCGCGGTGCAGGTCGACCACGCCGACGACGAGCAGGTCGCGGCGCTGTTCGCCCAAGTGGAACGCGAGCAGGGCCGCCTGGACGTCCTCGTCAACAACGCGTTCTCGCTGCCCGAGGACCTCACCGAGCCACGGCCCTTCTGGGACAAGCCGCTCTCCAACTGGGAGATGGTGGACGTCGGCGTACGCTCCAACTTCGTCGCGGCGTGGCACGCGGCGAAGCTCATGACGCCGCGCAAGTCGGGCCTGATCGTGGCCATTTCCGGCTACGTGGGCGTGACGTACACCTACGGCGTCGTCTTCGGCACCTGCAAGTCCGCGGTCGACCGCATGGCCCGCGACATGGCGATCGAGCTGGAGCCGTACAACGTCGCGTCGCTGTCGCTGTGGCAGGGGCTGACGTTCACCGAGCGCGCGAACCGGAACCTCGAACGCGACCCGGCGATGAAGCGGCTCACCGTCACCAACCCGCTGATCGGATGCAGCACCGAGCACCCCGGGCGGGTCATCGCGGCGCTGGCCGGCGACCCGGAGGTCATGCGGCGTTCCGGCGGCACGTTCATCACCGCCGAGGTGGCGCGCGACTACGGGATCACCGACGTCGACGGCAAGGTCGTCCCCTCTCTGCGGGCCGAACGCGGCTCCCCCCTCTGGCAACCGATCGTGGAGGCACCTCATGGACGCTGA
- a CDS encoding nuclear transport factor 2 family protein, with protein sequence MAHTDQAEAVSELSKTVGELVDRERIRELIALLARGEDRRDAELITAGYWPDAVFDYGMFAGDFAAYLAWVVPGSPAIPVTQHVLGQSLVELRGDEARAETHVVAYHRVDTGEQERDVVLGGRYLDRLEKRGGAWRVASRTMLYDWTQDLGTSVDWSQGMMGAPFSGDHFTGRAVGDFSTTFFGA encoded by the coding sequence ATGGCACACACGGACCAAGCAGAAGCCGTAAGCGAACTGAGCAAAACCGTCGGCGAGTTGGTCGACCGCGAGCGGATCCGCGAGCTCATCGCCCTCCTGGCCCGGGGCGAGGACCGCCGCGACGCCGAGCTGATCACCGCCGGCTATTGGCCGGACGCGGTGTTCGACTACGGCATGTTCGCGGGGGACTTCGCGGCCTACCTCGCGTGGGTGGTGCCCGGATCCCCGGCGATCCCGGTGACGCAGCACGTCCTCGGGCAGAGCCTGGTCGAGCTGCGGGGCGACGAGGCCCGCGCCGAGACGCACGTCGTCGCGTACCACCGCGTCGACACGGGGGAGCAGGAGCGCGACGTCGTGCTCGGGGGCCGCTACCTGGACCGCCTGGAGAAGCGCGGCGGCGCGTGGCGGGTCGCGAGCCGCACGATGCTCTACGACTGGACGCAGGATCTCGGGACGTCGGTCGACTGGTCGCAGGGCATGATGGGCGCCCCGTTCAGCGGCGACCACTTCACCGGGCGCGCGGTCGGCGACTTCAGCACGACGTTCTTCGGGGCGTGA
- a CDS encoding aldehyde dehydrogenase family protein has product MREYLKLYIGGRWIDPAEPRITEIVNPATEEVCGKVAFGSAADVDKAVAAARGAFPAWSATTREERLDLLQSILDQYQKRSADLGAALTEEMGAPASLANGFQVGLGAGHLSTAIDILKDFAFEEQRGATLVVKEPIGVCGLITPWNWPMNQIAVKVFPALATGCTMVLKPSERTPFVGQVFTEILDAAGVPAGVFNLVQGDGLGVGVPLSRHPDVDMVSFTGSTRAGVEIARNAATTVKRVTQELGGKGPNIILDDDAFAENVAKGVGNMMGNSGQTCSAPARMLVPRARMDEAASAAKEAAARITVGDPNTDVVIGPVVAKDQYDRIQALIAKGVEEGATLTAGGPGRPNGLDKGYYVKPTVFTDVTNDMVIAREEIFGPVLVVIGYDDLDHAVEIANDTVFGLSSNVAGTDLEAARAVARRIRAGWVVINDAFDFHAPFGGYKQSGNGREWGEGGFHEYVETKGVLGFAPDAAS; this is encoded by the coding sequence ATGCGTGAATATCTGAAGCTCTACATCGGCGGCCGGTGGATCGACCCGGCGGAGCCGAGGATCACCGAGATCGTCAACCCGGCCACCGAAGAGGTCTGCGGCAAGGTCGCGTTCGGCTCGGCCGCGGACGTCGACAAGGCCGTCGCCGCCGCGCGCGGCGCCTTCCCCGCGTGGTCGGCGACCACCCGCGAGGAACGGCTCGACCTCCTGCAGAGCATCCTGGACCAGTACCAGAAGCGCTCCGCCGACCTCGGCGCGGCACTCACCGAGGAGATGGGCGCCCCGGCGTCGCTCGCCAACGGCTTCCAGGTCGGCCTCGGCGCCGGGCACCTGAGCACCGCGATCGACATCCTCAAGGACTTCGCGTTCGAGGAACAGCGCGGCGCGACCCTCGTGGTCAAGGAGCCGATCGGCGTCTGCGGCCTGATCACGCCCTGGAACTGGCCGATGAACCAGATCGCCGTCAAGGTCTTCCCTGCCCTGGCGACCGGCTGCACGATGGTCCTCAAACCGTCCGAGCGCACACCGTTCGTGGGGCAGGTCTTCACCGAGATCCTGGACGCGGCGGGCGTGCCGGCCGGTGTGTTCAACCTCGTGCAGGGCGACGGCCTCGGCGTGGGCGTGCCGCTGTCGCGGCACCCGGACGTCGACATGGTGTCGTTCACCGGCTCGACCCGCGCCGGCGTCGAGATCGCGAGGAACGCCGCGACCACCGTCAAGCGCGTCACGCAGGAACTGGGCGGCAAGGGCCCCAACATCATCCTCGACGACGACGCCTTCGCCGAGAACGTCGCCAAGGGCGTCGGCAACATGATGGGCAACTCCGGCCAGACGTGCAGCGCGCCCGCGCGCATGCTCGTGCCCCGGGCCCGCATGGACGAGGCCGCGAGCGCCGCGAAGGAGGCCGCCGCGCGGATCACCGTCGGCGACCCCAACACCGACGTCGTGATCGGCCCGGTCGTCGCCAAGGACCAGTACGACCGGATCCAGGCGCTGATCGCGAAGGGCGTCGAGGAGGGCGCGACGCTCACCGCGGGCGGACCCGGGCGCCCCAACGGCCTGGACAAGGGCTACTACGTCAAGCCGACCGTCTTCACCGACGTCACCAACGACATGGTGATCGCCCGCGAGGAGATCTTCGGCCCGGTCCTGGTCGTCATCGGCTACGACGACCTCGACCACGCCGTCGAGATCGCGAACGACACCGTCTTCGGCCTCTCCAGCAATGTCGCGGGCACCGATCTGGAGGCCGCCCGCGCCGTCGCCCGCCGGATCCGGGCCGGCTGGGTCGTCATCAACGACGCCTTCGACTTCCACGCCCCGTTCGGCGGCTACAAGCAGAGCGGCAACGGGCGCGAGTGGGGCGAGGGCGGCTTCCACGAGTACGTGGAGACCAAGGGCGTGCTCGGCTTCGCCCCCGACGCCGCGTCCTGA
- a CDS encoding thiamine pyrophosphate-binding protein, with amino-acid sequence MPVKVYERILQLFEAEGINTLFGIPDPNFVHMFHLAEERGWNVVAPHHEESAGFMAEAVSRMTGKPAVCIGTLGPGVANLAGAMMCAKVENSPVVFLGGQRARITEQRVRRGRIQFVQQAALFENSVKYSASIEYADQTDEVIREGLRTALNGTPGPVYIEYPQHVIQQELDVPPPVEPSAYRLVGQTAGADKVAEAVAAIRAAKQPILLVGHGVHTSRAGAQVKALADLMACPVIQTSGGTSYIEGLEDRTFPYGFSPSSIDAVVTSDLCLAIGTELGEPVHFGRGRHWVANEANRTWILIEQDASAIGVNRSIDVPLIGDLRAVVPQLADALKDTPRTATPELDAWIRQDADRLAELAETAPSGQTPVHPARLSVEATKAFPKDGIMVRDGGATTIFGWTYSQAKPHDVIWNQNFGHLGTGLPYAVGAGVADGGRRPLMLITGDSSFLFQIAELETAARLNLPLVCVVAVDYAWGLEVGVYKRTFGHGSRETGTHWSTATRLDKVAEGFGCYGEYVERDEDIAPAIKRAYASGRPGVIHVAVDPKANSEEMPSYDEFRTWYAEGQQ; translated from the coding sequence ATGCCGGTTAAAGTCTACGAACGCATTCTCCAGCTGTTCGAGGCCGAGGGGATCAACACGCTTTTCGGGATTCCCGACCCGAACTTCGTGCACATGTTCCACCTCGCCGAGGAGCGCGGATGGAATGTGGTGGCCCCGCACCACGAGGAATCGGCCGGCTTCATGGCCGAGGCGGTCTCCCGGATGACCGGGAAGCCCGCCGTGTGCATCGGCACCCTCGGCCCGGGCGTCGCGAACCTGGCCGGCGCGATGATGTGCGCGAAGGTCGAGAACTCCCCGGTGGTCTTCCTGGGCGGGCAGCGGGCGCGGATCACCGAGCAGCGCGTGCGGCGCGGGCGGATCCAATTCGTGCAGCAGGCCGCGTTGTTCGAGAACTCGGTCAAGTACTCGGCGAGCATCGAGTACGCCGACCAGACCGACGAGGTGATCCGCGAGGGCCTGCGCACGGCACTCAACGGGACGCCGGGGCCCGTCTACATCGAGTACCCGCAGCACGTGATCCAGCAGGAACTGGACGTCCCGCCACCCGTGGAGCCCTCCGCGTACCGCCTGGTCGGGCAGACCGCGGGGGCCGACAAGGTCGCCGAGGCGGTCGCCGCGATCCGCGCCGCGAAGCAGCCGATCCTCCTGGTCGGCCACGGTGTGCACACCTCGCGGGCCGGCGCGCAGGTCAAGGCCCTGGCCGACCTGATGGCGTGCCCGGTGATCCAGACCTCCGGCGGCACCTCCTACATCGAAGGCCTCGAAGACCGCACGTTCCCGTACGGCTTCTCCCCGTCGTCGATCGACGCGGTCGTCACGTCGGACCTGTGCCTGGCGATCGGGACCGAGCTGGGCGAGCCGGTGCACTTCGGGCGCGGGCGCCATTGGGTGGCGAACGAGGCGAACCGCACGTGGATCCTCATCGAGCAGGACGCCTCGGCGATCGGGGTCAACCGTTCGATCGATGTGCCGCTGATCGGTGATCTGCGGGCGGTCGTCCCGCAGTTGGCCGACGCGCTGAAGGACACGCCGCGTACCGCGACGCCCGAACTCGACGCGTGGATCAGGCAGGACGCGGACCGCCTCGCGGAACTCGCCGAGACCGCACCGTCCGGGCAGACCCCCGTGCACCCGGCCCGGCTGTCCGTCGAGGCGACGAAGGCGTTCCCGAAGGACGGCATCATGGTCCGCGACGGCGGTGCCACGACGATCTTCGGGTGGACGTACTCGCAGGCCAAACCGCACGACGTGATCTGGAACCAGAACTTCGGCCACCTCGGCACCGGCCTGCCCTACGCCGTCGGCGCCGGCGTCGCCGACGGCGGCAGGCGCCCGCTGATGCTCATCACCGGCGACTCGTCGTTCCTGTTCCAGATCGCCGAGCTGGAGACGGCCGCGCGCCTGAACCTGCCGCTGGTCTGCGTCGTCGCGGTCGACTACGCGTGGGGTCTCGAAGTCGGCGTCTACAAGCGCACGTTCGGCCACGGCTCGCGGGAGACCGGCACCCACTGGAGTACCGCCACGCGCCTGGACAAGGTCGCCGAGGGATTCGGCTGCTACGGCGAATACGTCGAGCGGGACGAGGACATCGCCCCGGCGATCAAGCGCGCGTACGCCAGCGGAAGGCCCGGCGTCATCCACGTCGCGGTCGACCCGAAGGCCAACTCCGAGGAAATGCCGAGCTACGACGAGTTCCGCACCTGGTACGCCGAGGGGCAGCAGTGA